Proteins found in one Pecten maximus unplaced genomic scaffold, xPecMax1.1, whole genome shotgun sequence genomic segment:
- the LOC117318694 gene encoding inositol hexakisphosphate and diphosphoinositol-pentakisphosphate kinase 1-like, with amino-acid sequence MARAKSASVLGTSAFGGFNMVPSLRPLETLHNKLTMRDMDLFFGRVTTTKFTAVSSPPYGSSSTTPVVSPRPPTFIKGTGISLPSSSNSSAGPSSPTSGSTPVDLVSQLRLYIKEIDSGQSEMLTGQSETDSSQSNELTENKTDNFGKTCPVVADTDVAKSCEYTGNRFKVSQTENGTLPVKSEKSDQAEVAVSKTNCQPDWVSSDTQKSGMGSDTKSKQINMEQEVTSHEERSNTECSGGTDYDKNDKEIGKTKKSKNDKFVIDTVSDEQHHCCK; translated from the exons CATTCGGAGGTTTCAACATGGTGCCGTCATTACGTCCCCTGGAAACCCTACACAACAAACTAACGATGAGAGATATGGATTTATTCTTTGGGCGAGTCACCACTACCAAGTTTACCGCAGTGTCCTCTCCGCCCTATGGGTCGTCATCAACCACACCTGTCGTCTCACCAAGACCACCCACTTTTATCAAAG GTACAGGTATCAGCCTGCCTTCCTCGAGTAACTCCAGCGCTGGTCCTTCATCACCAACATCAGGATCAACACCAGTCGACCTCGTCAGTCAGCTTCGTCTCTATATCAAAGAGATAGATTCTGGTCAATCAGAAATGCTGACAGGACAATCAGAAACTGATTCCAGCCAATCAAATGAGTTGACTGAAAATAAAACCGACAATTTTGGTAAGACCTGTCCGGTGGTCGCAGACACTGATGTGGCTAAATCGTGTGAATACACTGGAAATAGATTCAAGGTCAGTCAGACAGAGAACGGAACACTTCCAGTTAAGTCTGAAAAAAGTGACCAAGCAGAAGTCGCCGTTTCTAAAACAAACTGTCAGCCAGACTGGGTTAGTTCTGATACACAAAAATCAGGAATGGGATCagatacaaaatcaaaacagaTCAATATGGAACAGGAAGTGACATCACACGAAGAAAGAAGTAATACTGAGTGCTCAGGCGGAACTGATTACGATAAAAATGACAAAGAAATCGGAAAAACGAAAAAGtctaaaaatgataaatttgtaATAGATACTGTAAGTGATGAACAACATCATTGTTGCAAATAG